The Solea senegalensis isolate Sse05_10M linkage group LG4, IFAPA_SoseM_1, whole genome shotgun sequence genome includes a region encoding these proteins:
- the LOC122767709 gene encoding zinc metalloproteinase nas-14-like, translating into MWTVLVVLVLLTAGYKAAAYDNELNSVLGKFCPEGNVVSGIESAYNDNNKDRQWTIGCRPLVGVSNCIWSGFFDLSQQELKYNCPADHVINAVYSIYDTSTQDRKWNFQCCTSTTLITFECRETSTMNYFGEHFSWTVPGESVLTGVSTHGKNADGDHRWSYSYCRAVIVDSETSASELFAANTADSLTDDDVVTSTKNSPSCDDCFWSNVNGLVQVPYTISDAFTSNEKTVIEKAINEFHLSTCVRFVPRTSQINYVSIVKKTGCWSKIGRSGGMQELSLGAGCTSKGIIQHELMHALGIQHEQSRSDRDIYVRINLDNVNTDYQSNFRRLDTINVNVPYDYSSLMHYGRKDFSKNGQDTVTPLIASASIGQRIGMTENDFLKINKLYSCKNYLHKSGEWDSEVGQSFTRQCPEGQAVSSITSAYVKAKRDRHWGVTCKAFQNTKICRWSAYVNEYSKAFNFECGDNEVIAGVHSEFSSLVYDRKWKFYCCKASFSLFNCNSDPFVNYYSEYFSWKVASASFLKAVTSIFDPNTGDRRWKFSYCQSKVE; encoded by the exons CTGGATACAAAGCAGCGGCCTATGACAACGAACTCAACTCTGTGTTGGGGAAGTTCTGTCCTGAAGGCAACGTCGTGTCAGGGATAGAAag CGCctacaatgacaacaacaaagatcgCCAGTGGACGATCGGATGCAGGCCTCTTGTAGGCGTTTCCAACTGCATCTGGTCTGGGTTTTTCGATCTAAGTCAGCAAGAACTCAAATACAACTGCCCTGCTGATCATGTCATTAACGCCGTCTACAGCATTTATGACACTTCTACtcaagacaggaa GTGGAATTTCCAGTGTTGCACTAGTACAACACTGATCACCTTTGAATGTCGGGAAACATCAACGATGAACTACTTCGGAGAGCACTTCAGCTGGACTGTGCCTGGAGAGAGCGTCTTGACCGGCGTCAGCACACATGGCAAGAACGCTGACGG AGATCATCGCTGGAGTTACAGCTACTGCAGAGCGGTGATCGTTG ATTCAGAGACGTCCGCGTCAGAACTCTTTGCTGCAAACACAGCAGATTCTCTCACTGACGACGATGTTGTCACATCGACAAAGAATTCACCGTCCTGTGATGACTGCTTCTGGTCAAACGTAAACGGACTGGTCCAAGTTCCATACACAATAAGTGACGCCTTTACCAGCAATGAAAAGACCGTCATCGAAAAAGCCATCAATGAATTCCACCTGAGCACATGTGTGCGCTTCGTCCCTCGCACGAGTCAGATCAACTACGTCAGCATTGTGAAGAAAACAGGATGTTGGTCAAAGATTGGTCGAAGTGGAGGGATGCAGGAGTTATCTCTCGGGGCCGGCTGCACATCAAAGGGCATCATTCAGCACGAGTTAATGCACGCGCTCGGCATCCAGCACGAGCAGAGTCGATCCGACAGAGACATCTACGTCAGGATCAACTTGGACAACGTCAACACTGATTACCAAAGTAACTTTCGGCGTCTGGACACGATCAACGTCAACGTCCCGTACGACTACTCGTCCTTGATGCATTACGGACGCAAAGACTTCTCAAAGAACGGACAGGACACCGTCACACCTTTGATCGCCTCAGCATCCATCGGCCAGAGGATCGGTATGACAGAGAATGACTTTCTGAAGATCAACAAGCTTTACAGCTGCA AGAACTACCTCCATAAGAGCGGAGAGTGGGACAGTGAGGTGGGGCAGAGTTTCACTCGCCAGTGTCCCGAGGGCCAAGCTGTTTCCAGCATCACCAG CGCCTACGTCAAAGCTAAACGAGATCGACACTGGGGGGTCACGTGCAAGGCTTTCCAGAACACCAAGATATGCCGTTGGTCAGCTTATGTGAACGAGTACTCGAAGGCCTTTAACTTTGAATGTGGAGACAACGAAGTGATCGCTGGCGTCCACAGTGAATTCAGCAGTTTGGTGtatgacaggaa GTGGAAGTTTTACTGCTGCAAAGCCTCTTTCAGCCTCTTCAACTGTAATTCCGACCCATTCGTCAACTACTACAGCGAGTACTTCAGCTGGAAGGTCGCCAGCGCCAGCTTCCTCAAAGCCGTGACGAGCATTTTTGATCCAAACACAGG cGATCGTCGATGGAAGTTCTCGTACTGCCAGAGTAAAGTGGAATGA
- the LOC122767788 gene encoding tolloid-like protein 2, producing the protein MFSIIMVLVLLTAGYKAETYDNQPNGILYKTCPEDQLVSMIKSSYDDGDKDRQWKIECKDFGKLSNCVWFRFDNLHHQELQFNCPADHVIDSIHSVYDTNNEDRNWSFRCCTAALLTTFECRETSKVNFFKEDFTWHVPGGNFLKGFSTHGRNDNGDHRWSFSYCRAVIMDSETPSPILVANSPTQHSETDGDIVVHSRDKRSVKVCEPENCFWSKGANGLVQVPYTISDTFTNNENSAIEKAMNEFHLSSCVRFVPRKSQINYVSIVKKDGCRSEVGRRGGEQELSLGYNCVNNGHIQHELMHALGFWHEQSRSDRDVYVKINLDNVKDEHVSNFDRKETLNLNVPYDYSSLMHYGRTEFSKNRQDTVTPVIASASIGQRIGMTENDFLKINKLYSCKNYLHKRGEWDSEVGQSFTRQCPEGQAVSSITSAYDSIEKDRHWAVTCKALEKTHVCQWSTFTNQAWHDINFECGDNSVIAGVHSVYNHMMQDRIWKFYCCRASATVRLSNLKHTPLVNFYGEYFSWKVASINYITAVKSSFDTTTRDRRWSFSYQQRSVE; encoded by the exons ATGTTTAGCATCATCATGGTTCTCGTCCTCCTGACAG CTGGATACAAAGCAGAGACCTATGACAACCAACCCAACGGCATTTTGTACAAGACATGCCCAGAAGATCAGCTGGTGTCTATGATTAAAAG CTCCTACGATGACGGTGACAAAGATCGCCAGTGGAAGATCGAGTGCAAGGATTTTGGCAAATTGTCAAACTGTGTCTGGTTCCGCTTCGACAATCTCCATCACCAAGAACTCCAGTTCAACTGTCCAGCCGATCATGTGATCGACAGCATCCACAGTGTGTATGACACCAACAatgaagacaggaa CTGGAGTTTCAGGTGCTGCACCGCTGCACTACTGACCACCTTTGAATGTCGGGAAACGTCCAAGGTCAATTTCTTCAAAGAAGACTTCACCTGGCACGTTCCTGGTGGAAACTTCCTCAAAGGCTTCAGCACCCATGGCAGGAATGATAATGG AGATCATCGCTGGAGTTTCAGCTACTGCAGAGCAGTCATCATGG ATTCTGAGACTCCGTCACCGATCCTTGTTGCAAACAGTCCAACCCAACACTCTGAGACTGACGGAGATATTGTCGTCCATTCAAGAGACAAGCGGAGCGTCAAAGTCTGTGAACCTGAGAACTGCTTCTGGTCAAAGGGAGCAAACGGACTGGTCCAAGTTCCATACACAATAAGTGACACCTTTACCAACAATGAAAATAGCGCCATTGAAAAAGCCATGAATGAATTCCACTTGAGCTCATGTGTGCGCTTTGTCCCTCGCAAGAGTCAGATCAACTACGTCAGCATTGTGAAGAAAGACGGATGTAGGTCAGAGGTCGGTCGAAGAGGAGGTGAACAGGAGTTATCTCTCGGGTACAACTGCGTGAACAACGGCCACATTCAGCACGAGTTAATGCACGCGCTGGGTTTTTGGCACGAGCAGAGTCGATCCGACAGAGACGTCTACGTCAAAATCAACTTGGACAATGTCAAAGACGAGCACGTTAGCAACTTTGATCGTAAGGAAACGCTCAACCTCAACGTCCCGTACGACTACTCGTCCTTGATGCATTACGGACGCACAGAATTCTCAAAGAACAGACAGGACACCGTCACACCTGTGATCGCCTCAGCATCCATCGGCCAGAGGATCGGTATGACAGAGAATGACTTTCTGAAGATCAACAAGCTTTACAGCTGCA AGAACTACCTCCATAAGCGTGGAGAGTGGGACAGTGAGGTGGGGCAGAGTTTCACTCGCCAGTGTCCCGAGGGCCAAGCTGTTTCCAGCATCACCAG CGCCTACGACAGTATTGAGAAAGATCGACACTGGGCTGTTACGTGCAAGGctttggagaaaacccacgttTGTCAGTGGTCGACTTTTACCAACCAGGCTTGGCACGACATAAACTTTGAATGTGGAGACAACAGCGTGATCGCTGGCGTCCACAGTGTGTACAACCATATGATGCAGGACAGGAT ATGGAAGTTTTACTGCTGCCGAGCCTCTGCCACCGTCAGGCTTTCCaacctcaaacacacacctctGGTCAACTTCTATGGCGAGTACTTCAGCTGGAAGGTCGCCAGCATCAACTACATCACGGCagtgaaaagcagctttgataCGACCACACG tGATCGTCGATGGAGCTTCTCATACCAGCAGAGAAGTGTTGAGTGA